Genomic segment of Truepera radiovictrix DSM 17093:
GACGGGGGGCGAGCCCTCACACGACATGCACGCCGCGCACACCGTGGCGGTCGACAGCGAAGAGGCCTTTATCGCCCACATGATCCCCCACCACCAGGAGGCCGTAGAGAGCGCCCAGGCGGTGCTGGCGACCACCGAACGCCCTGAAGTTCGCGAACTGGCCCAGAACGTGATCGCTACCCAGACCGAGGAGATCGTCCTGCTCCAGGGCTGGCTCGAGGCGTGGTATCCGGACGCGACCGCCGCCGTCTACGAGCCCATGATGCCCGACCCGAGGGGACTCAGCCCCGACGAAGCCGACCGCGCCTTTTTAGAGGGCATGATCGTGCACCACGGGGGCGCTATCGAGATGGCGCAGGCTTATCTGGACGGCGACTTCGAGAAACGTGGCGAGGTCGTCGCCTTAGCCGAGCGCATTATCGCGGCGCAGCGAGCGGAGATCACGCAGATGCAGGGGTGGTTGACGGCGTGGTACGGGGGGGAGTAGCGCACCCCAGCACCTCGGTTTCGGTGACCTTCGCGCCCCATCCAAGCGCTGGTCCAGCTAGCGAGCACCCAGCCTGTAGCTTGTGCTCCATAGGCCACAAGCTACAGGCTACGAGCCCCTTCCCCCTTCCGAAACGTCCACGCGAAAGCTTCGGGATGAGGCGTCGACGGGACCTAGTCGGCAGCAAGCCCCGCGCTGCTCAAACCGACGTTGTTCTTTTCGAGCGCCCGTTCGGCGCGGTACGACGAGCGCACCAAGGGACCCGAAACGACCTCCAAAAAGCCGCGTTTTAGCCCCTCCTCGCGGTAGCGCGCGAAGTCCTCAGGGGGGACGAAGCGCGCCACCGGCAGGTGCGACGCCGTCGGACGCAGGTACTGCCCGAAGGTGACGATGTCGACGCCGATGGCCCGCAGGTCGTCTAAGGTTTCAAAGATCTCCGCGTCCGTCTCCCCGAGCCCGAGCATGAGGCTCGTCTTGGTCAGCACCTCTGGGCGCGCGCGCTTGGCGTAGGCGAGCACCTTTAGCGTCTGGTCGTAACCGGCGCGCGGGTCGCGCACGGGGTGGGTGAGGCGGCGGACCGTCTCGAGGTTCTGCGCGTAGACCTCGACGCCGGCGTCGAGGACCTTCTGCACGTCCTCGGTCTTGCCTTGAAAGTCGGGGGTGAGCGCCTCGACGGCGGTCTCCGGGTTTACGCGCTTGATCTCGCGGATGCACGCGGCGTAGTGCCCCGCGCCGCCGTCGGGTAGGTCATCGCGGTCGACGGAGGTGAGCACCACGTACTTGAGGCCCATCAGCCTGACCGAGCTCGCCGCCAGGCGCGGTTCGTCGGGGTCGAGGTAGCCTTTCGGGTTGCCGGTGTCGACCGCGCAGAAGCGGCAGGCGCGGGTGCAGACCGACCCCATCAGCATGATCGTCGCGGTGCCCGCGTTCCAGCACTCGCCGATGTTGGGGCACATCGCCTCCTCGCACACCGTCGAGAGGCGGTGCTCGCGCACGGTCTTTTTAACCTCGCTGTAGCGCGCGCCCGAGGGCAGCTTGACCTTGAGCCACGCCGGTTTGCGCACCTTGGGTTCGTTCTCCGCGCCTTTGCGGTAGACGCCGTTTTTCACGACTTTGGGGGGCCTTTGCGGCGCCGGCGCGGGCGACGCCATGGGCAGCTCGAGCAGATCCGTCGGGTCGATCATAGGCTAGCCTCGGTTTCTGGGGTCGGGTCGGAGGGGACAAAGGGCACGGGGGTGTAGCCGAAGGTCTCGCAAAACGCCCGTACGAGTCTGGGTTTGACCTCCTCCAAGGTGACCGGGCGGCCGAGCAGCGCGCTCAGGCTGGTCACGCCCTTGTCGCGGATGCCGCACGGCACGATGTAGGAAAAATGGCTGAGGTCGGTCGCGACGTTCATGGCAAAACCGTGAAACGACACGTTGCGTTTGATGGCGACCCCGATGGCGACCACCTTCTCGTCGCCGACCCAGACGCCCGCGTAGCCGGGGGAGCCGACGCTCGGGATGCCGTACTCGGCGAGCACGGCGACCATGACCGCCTCGAGGTTGCGCAAATAGCTCCTGACGGCGCGGCCGACGGGCAGAATCGGGTACCCCACCAGCTGGCCGGGGCCGTGATAGGTCACGTCGCCGCCGCGCTCGATGTCATAAAGCGAAAACCCCTGCGCGGCGAGCGCCGCCGGGTCGGCCAGCAGGTGCTCGCGCCCCCCCTTTTTGCCGAAGGTGATGACCGGCGGGTGTTCGACGAGGAGCAACGTCGGCGCGAGGCGCCCCTCGGCGACCGCCGCGTGGGTAGCGAGCTGCACGTCCCAGGCGGCGCGGTAGTCGAGCCGCCCGAGGTCGCGCACGAGCAGTTCCGTCACCCCCCGATGATAGCACCCACCCCCCAGGCCACGCGTCGTTTGGGGGGCGCGAGGCGCGCTAGAAGTAGACGTTGGTGCCGAGCGAGAGCTTGGGCACGGTAAGCAGCGGCAGCGGGAAAAACGTGAGGTTGGACCCTACCAGCCCCACCGCCGGCAGCGAGAGCTGCAGCTCGAGAAAGAGGCCGACGCGCTGCAACCGGGCCTCGAGCCCCCCGAGCGCTCCGACGTTAAGGGCGACCGCGGTGCTCGTGACGTCACGCATAAAGTCGTAAACGCCCCCCTGAACCAAGAGGCGCGGGCCGACGCCGCCGTAGGCCATCAAAAAGAGCTGCGGCTGAGCGCCGTCCGGGCGGTAGGTGTACGACAGCGCCGAAGCGGCGAGCTCGGCGCCGAGCTCGCCGCTAAAGGCTTGTACGGTGTAGGCGACGCTAAAGCGCGCGTCGGCGTTGTCGCCGAAAAGGGCTTCCTGGCCGTAACCGACCATCGCCCCTTGGCCGAAGGTGCTGAGTTCGGCCGCCAGGGTGGCCCAGCGTTCGGGCGGCGCCGCGCGTCCGAAAAGCCCCTGCGCCGAAGCAGCGGAGAGAGCGAGCAAGAAGAGGAGCGCAGCGAGCCGGCGAGCGACGTGTGGGGGTAACATAGCGCGATTGTACGCCGCCCTCGTAACCCTTTGTGGGTTAGGTGAAGGGAAGCTCAAGGCTTGTTCTTTGCCCCCTCATCCGAGTATAGTGGCGCTACCGCGGTTGAGCAGCTGCTTTGTCGTGGCTCGAGCTTGCTCGAGAGTTTTGTTGGTGCGCCCAGCGCGCCAAAAGGAAGATAGGTAACAAGATGGCAACAGGCAGAGTGAAGTGGTTCAGCAACGAAAAAGGCTTCGGCTTTATCGAACAAGACGACGGTGGCGCGGACGTGTTCTGCCACTTTTCGGCGATTACCGGTAGCGGCTACCGCAGCCTCAACGAGGGCGACGAAGTCGAATTCGAGGTTGAACAGGGTCAAAAGGGGCTCCAGGCGAAAAACGTGACGGTGACAAACGCCGCCCCCGCCCCGCAGCGCGGCGCGCGCTACTAAGCGTCCCAGCAAAGACGAGCGCCCGCTTCACGCGGGCGCTTTTTGCTGACATTTGGCAGGTATCTGGTCAGAGGCGCTCTCACACCGCTAAGAACGTGCTGATAAGAGGCGCGCTGCGCGCACGCTCTGAGAGGCTACCAGTAGCCACGTCTCGTGGAGCTGCTAGTCCTACCGACGCTGGCATCATAGACCCTCATAGAATGGCCGCCATCTCCCCTTGCACGCGCCTCGGGTGGGGTGACTAAGTACCTCCCGGCTAACATTGCGAGCTTCAGCAAAGAACGCTGAAGCTCTCCATTACCGCCGAGACGTACTCTCTTCCTGACTCGCTCCGCTCGGGTTGATCTAAAGCTCAACCAGGAGATACTTAGCCGCGCCGCTCCAGCGTGAGCGCGCTCCTTAACCGCACCAGGGACTCCTGCCAACGCTCGAGCTGCCGTCTGCGCGCCTCCGCCTCATCGCGCCCGTAGGGCCCCTGGGTCAGGGTCAGCAGCGTCCCCGCGTCGCGCCGCTCAAAGTCCACGACCACCTGCCGCTCGGCCTCGCCGGGTGAGCGCCAGGAGAAGGCGAGCCGATTTCCGGCGATCACCTCCGCGAAGGTCCCCGTCACCGCTCCCTCCGGAAAACCGTAGCGGTAGCTCCCCCCCACCCGCGCGTCGACGCTCGCCTCCGGCGGCCCCCAGAGGCGCAGCTTGGCCGGTTCGACCCAGTAGGTAAAGAGCGCCTCCGGCGGCACGCCGCGGTAGGTCTCCCAGATGCGGAGGCGGCCGTCGGCGGTCGTCAGGTGATCCACTACTCCGCCGCGACGAAGCGGTAGAGCGCGCCGCCGAAGTCCGCGACGTAGAGCTCACCCGACTCGTCCTCACCGAAAGCGACGACCGGAAAGGCCGCCTCCAAAAGGAGCGCGCGGGTGTACCCGTCGCCCTCCGGCACGGCGCGCCAGATGTTACCGCTCACAAAGTCGCCGAAGACGTAGCTGCCGCGGAGTTCGGGCAGGGCCGCGCCGCGGTAGACGTACCCGCCCGTGACGGAGCGGCCGTCGCCGGAGGCGTGGCTGTAGGAGAGCACCGGCAGCGTCAGCCCGGTCTGGTCGCAGCGCTCGGGCGGCTCGCGCGGGGCGGCCGGGTCGAAGCAGTGAGGGCCCTCCATGCGGTTCCAACCGTAGTTCTCGCCGCCGGGGCCCCCCGCAGGCTGACGGTTGACCTCCTCAAAGGCGTTTTGACCGACGTCGGCGATCCACAAGTCCCCGGTTTCGCGGTCGAACGAGAAGCCCCAAGGGTTGCGCAACCCGTACGCCCACGTCTCGGGGGCGGCGTCCGCGCGGCCGACGAAGGGGTTATCGTTCGGCACCGCGTAGGCCCACCCTGCCGTCTCGCCGTCGCCGCGCGTATTGACGTCGATGCGCAGAAGCGAGCCGAGCAGCGTGCGGGGGTCCTGACCGTTCCCCTCCGGGTCGCCGCCAGCGCCGCCGTCGCCCAGACCGATGTAGAGGTAGCCGTCCGGACCGAAGGCGAGACCGCCGCCG
This window contains:
- a CDS encoding DUF305 domain-containing protein, whose product is MNNTLKRTLILLVASTAFVALALATGLGPQTGGEPSHDMHAAHTVAVDSEEAFIAHMIPHHQEAVESAQAVLATTERPEVRELAQNVIATQTEEIVLLQGWLEAWYPDATAAVYEPMMPDPRGLSPDEADRAFLEGMIVHHGGAIEMAQAYLDGDFEKRGEVVALAERIIAAQRAEITQMQGWLTAWYGGE
- the lipA gene encoding lipoyl synthase codes for the protein MASPAPAPQRPPKVVKNGVYRKGAENEPKVRKPAWLKVKLPSGARYSEVKKTVREHRLSTVCEEAMCPNIGECWNAGTATIMLMGSVCTRACRFCAVDTGNPKGYLDPDEPRLAASSVRLMGLKYVVLTSVDRDDLPDGGAGHYAACIREIKRVNPETAVEALTPDFQGKTEDVQKVLDAGVEVYAQNLETVRRLTHPVRDPRAGYDQTLKVLAYAKRARPEVLTKTSLMLGLGETDAEIFETLDDLRAIGVDIVTFGQYLRPTASHLPVARFVPPEDFARYREEGLKRGFLEVVSGPLVRSSYRAERALEKNNVGLSSAGLAAD
- the lipB gene encoding lipoyl(octanoyl) transferase LipB; the protein is MTELLVRDLGRLDYRAAWDVQLATHAAVAEGRLAPTLLLVEHPPVITFGKKGGREHLLADPAALAAQGFSLYDIERGGDVTYHGPGQLVGYPILPVGRAVRSYLRNLEAVMVAVLAEYGIPSVGSPGYAGVWVGDEKVVAIGVAIKRNVSFHGFAMNVATDLSHFSYIVPCGIRDKGVTSLSALLGRPVTLEEVKPRLVRAFCETFGYTPVPFVPSDPTPETEASL
- a CDS encoding cold-shock protein, coding for MATGRVKWFSNEKGFGFIEQDDGGADVFCHFSAITGSGYRSLNEGDEVEFEVEQGQKGLQAKNVTVTNAAPAPQRGARY
- a CDS encoding SRPBCC family protein, which produces MDHLTTADGRLRIWETYRGVPPEALFTYWVEPAKLRLWGPPEASVDARVGGSYRYGFPEGAVTGTFAEVIAGNRLAFSWRSPGEAERQVVVDFERRDAGTLLTLTQGPYGRDEAEARRRQLERWQESLVRLRSALTLERRG
- a CDS encoding PQQ-dependent sugar dehydrogenase, which gives rise to MRLATLCRPSGLLLLGTLIACHTPQAGAGTPPPDAPPTPPGPADVRVALEPVTSELEQPTSVTHAGDGSDRLFVTQKTGLIRVIEGGALREAPFLDLSSRVSTTSEQGLLGLAFSPDYADDGRLFVNYTDLEGDTVIAEFTVSGDPNLADPASERVLLTVAQPYANHNGGGLAFGPDGYLYIGLGDGGAGGDPEGNGQDPRTLLGSLLRIDVNTRGDGETAGWAYAVPNDNPFVGRADAAPETWAYGLRNPWGFSFDRETGDLWIADVGQNAFEEVNRQPAGGPGGENYGWNRMEGPHCFDPAAPREPPERCDQTGLTLPVLSYSHASGDGRSVTGGYVYRGAALPELRGSYVFGDFVSGNIWRAVPEGDGYTRALLLEAAFPVVAFGEDESGELYVADFGGALYRFVAAE